In Caproiciproducens sp. NJN-50, the following are encoded in one genomic region:
- a CDS encoding DNA gyrase/topoisomerase IV subunit A, which produces MPKKKKESAPQSAGAHGVINGAGEVVEEKITDTLEKNYMPYAMSVILSRAIPEIDGFKPSHRKLLYTMYKMGLLGPARTKSANIVGQTMRLNPHGDAAIYDTMVRLSRGYEALLHPYVDSKGNFGKFYSRDMAYAASRYTEARLDNICEELFRDIDRDTVDFVDNYDNTVKEPTLLPATFPTVLVNANTGIAVGMASSICPFNLAEVCKTTVSLLKDQQHEIDSTLLAPDFPGGGQILMDRDALRKIYETGRGSIRIRSRFRYDPDANCVDVVEIPPTTTVEVIVEKVVELVRQGKIREISDIRDETGLDGLKITIDLKRGTDPDKLMLRLFKMTPLEDSFSCNFNVLVNGTPRVMGVRELLNEWTAFRVKCVRRRTEFDLKKKQEKLHLLKGLQAILLDIDKAVAIVRSTEEEEEVVPNLMIGFGIDRIQADYVAEIKLRHLNREYILKRTEETEQLEQEIGRLQRILENDLEIRKIIVGELNEVAGKYGKPRRTELIYPGEIEEYTEEEIPDYPVNLFLTKDGYFKKITPLSLRMGGDQKLKEGDEVSQHLESTNSAELLFFTDRCSVYKAKASDFPDTKASVLGEYIPAKLGMEEGETPVYLAVTTDYSGFMMFFFENGKAAKVDLNSYETKTNRRRLVNAYSDKSPLASCFQIAEDGEFLLTSSQGRILLLHTGAVQSKTTRSTQGVAVMTLRRGARLLRVEKYEEGTLKKPDRYRKTIPAVGAMPAAEDTQGEQLTLS; this is translated from the coding sequence ATGCCCAAAAAGAAGAAAGAATCAGCCCCCCAAAGTGCCGGCGCGCACGGCGTCATCAACGGCGCAGGTGAGGTTGTTGAAGAAAAAATAACGGATACGCTTGAAAAAAACTATATGCCCTATGCGATGAGCGTGATCCTTTCCAGAGCAATTCCGGAGATAGACGGGTTTAAGCCCTCCCATCGGAAGCTGCTCTATACCATGTATAAAATGGGCCTGCTGGGGCCGGCCCGGACCAAGAGCGCCAATATTGTCGGTCAGACCATGCGGCTGAATCCCCATGGCGACGCGGCCATTTACGACACCATGGTGCGGCTGAGCCGCGGGTACGAGGCGCTGCTTCATCCCTATGTGGACTCCAAGGGAAATTTCGGCAAATTCTATTCCCGCGACATGGCCTATGCCGCCTCCCGCTACACGGAGGCGCGGCTCGACAATATCTGTGAAGAGCTGTTTCGCGACATTGACCGGGACACCGTCGATTTTGTAGACAATTATGACAACACCGTGAAAGAGCCCACTCTGCTGCCGGCGACTTTTCCGACCGTGCTGGTCAATGCGAACACGGGCATCGCCGTCGGCATGGCAAGCTCGATTTGTCCGTTCAACCTGGCGGAGGTCTGTAAAACGACCGTGAGCCTGCTGAAAGACCAGCAGCATGAGATCGATTCGACCCTTTTGGCGCCTGATTTTCCGGGCGGCGGGCAGATCCTGATGGATCGGGACGCCTTGCGTAAAATATATGAGACGGGGCGCGGTTCCATCCGGATCCGCTCCCGGTTCCGTTACGACCCGGACGCGAACTGCGTCGATGTGGTGGAAATTCCGCCGACCACGACGGTGGAGGTTATTGTCGAGAAGGTTGTGGAATTAGTCCGTCAGGGAAAAATCAGGGAAATTTCGGATATCCGCGACGAAACCGGCCTCGACGGACTGAAAATCACGATAGACCTGAAACGGGGAACAGACCCGGACAAGCTGATGCTGCGCCTGTTCAAGATGACGCCCCTGGAGGACAGCTTTTCCTGCAATTTTAATGTACTGGTGAACGGCACGCCGCGCGTCATGGGAGTCAGGGAACTGCTGAACGAATGGACGGCGTTCCGGGTAAAATGTGTTCGCCGCCGAACGGAATTCGACCTGAAAAAAAAGCAGGAAAAACTGCACCTGCTCAAAGGCCTGCAGGCGATTCTGCTGGATATCGACAAAGCGGTTGCCATCGTGCGCTCGACCGAGGAGGAGGAAGAGGTTGTTCCGAACCTCATGATCGGGTTTGGCATCGACCGGATTCAGGCTGATTACGTCGCCGAAATCAAGCTGCGCCATCTGAACCGCGAGTATATTCTGAAACGCACGGAGGAAACGGAGCAGCTGGAACAGGAAATCGGCCGTCTTCAAAGAATTCTTGAAAACGATTTGGAGATTCGGAAGATCATCGTCGGAGAACTCAACGAAGTGGCTGGAAAATATGGGAAGCCACGGCGCACCGAATTGATTTACCCTGGCGAGATCGAGGAATACACAGAAGAGGAAATTCCGGATTATCCGGTCAACCTGTTTCTGACAAAGGACGGATATTTTAAGAAAATCACGCCGCTTTCGCTGCGGATGGGCGGCGACCAGAAATTGAAGGAAGGGGACGAAGTCAGCCAGCATCTGGAAAGTACGAATTCCGCCGAGCTGCTGTTCTTTACGGACCGCTGTTCTGTTTATAAGGCGAAGGCCTCGGATTTTCCGGATACCAAGGCCAGCGTTCTGGGGGAATATATTCCCGCGAAGCTCGGCATGGAGGAGGGGGAGACGCCGGTTTATCTGGCGGTCACGACGGACTATTCCGGCTTTATGATGTTCTTTTTTGAGAACGGCAAAGCGGCCAAGGTCGATTTGAATTCCTATGAGACAAAGACGAACCGCCGCAGGCTCGTCAATGCCTACAGTGATAAAAGCCCGCTGGCGTCCTGTTTCCAGATTGCGGAAGACGGGGAATTTCTGTTGACTTCCTCCCAGGGAAGGATTCTTCTGCTGCACACCGGCGCCGTTCAGAGCAAGACCACACGCTCTACCCAGGGCGTCGCGGTGATGACGCTCCGGCGCGGGGCAAGACTGCTTCGTGTTGAAAAATATGAGGAAGGGACCCTGAAAAAACCGGACCGCTACCGGAAAACCATTCCGGCGGTCGGGGCCATGCCCGCTGCGGAGGATACTCAGGGCGAGCAGCTCACTCTTTCATGA
- the secG gene encoding preprotein translocase subunit SecG produces MSVAEIVLGVVLILFSIAITIVVLMQEGHEQNVGVVTGGADTFLTKNKARSVDAFLARWTKIIAIGFFLLVIIINAYLFFGA; encoded by the coding sequence ATGTCAGTCGCTGAGATTGTGTTGGGAGTCGTACTGATTTTATTTTCCATCGCGATTACGATTGTGGTTTTGATGCAGGAGGGCCACGAACAGAATGTCGGTGTGGTCACGGGCGGCGCGGATACATTCCTGACGAAAAACAAGGCGCGTTCCGTGGATGCTTTTTTAGCCCGCTGGACGAAAATTATTGCGATCGGTTTCTTTCTGCTTGTGATTATTATTAACGCTTATTTGTTTTTTGGAGCCTGA
- the rnr gene encoding ribonuclease R — protein MGETKEIIMSYLNKIPQGISSRDLIKRLRLSRKDYNKALDELQKEGKVSVSRSRRIRRVKEKSTVDATIVSLSRGFAFARPDGGGDDIFIHADHLKNAFIKDRVKLHRVRQSPKGPSAEVDSISEKSSRVITGTLNKAKDRCEMAPDDAIRYPIRVVKNLPRGIKSGDKIQAKISRQKNSDELQAEIVKVYGKSNSAKVCADAILDQYGIRTRFEKEAAEEAKRVSSSAISEADLTGRLDLRKLAICTIDGAGAKDLDDAVSVSKTKKGFRLGVHIADVSHYVKEDGALDREAFARGTSVYFADRVVPMLPEELSNGACSLNAGADKLAFSAMIELSLDGEILSYRFRKSVIRSRVRGVYSEVNQIFSGKADRELKKKYYPVIRSLNAARELAKILKKRSGENGSFDIESTESEFTLNERGVCVDVRPRSSGEAEEMIEQLMITANQAAAKLAKTKGIPFVYRVHEQPDPERVKTLIQLVDAVGLNSRTLKKKGELSAADFGAVLDQAQGTPIQKVISHQLLRTMAKARYDSKPIGHFGLALEDYCHFTSPIRRYPDLAIHRILTALLTEKDQGRINRFQGFAVGAAKSSSNAEVRAMGAERDAEDCYMAEYIGRHIGEVFDGVVSGVTQRGIFVELANTVEGFVPIDSFQDANYQFDGMITQVDRNSGKKLTIGQPMRIQVVSADVAGGRIDFAPAGDPD, from the coding sequence TTGGGAGAAACAAAAGAAATTATTATGTCATACCTCAATAAGATACCGCAGGGCATTTCGTCGCGCGATTTAATCAAACGGCTCAGACTGAGCCGGAAGGATTACAATAAGGCGTTGGATGAACTGCAGAAAGAGGGCAAAGTCTCGGTCAGCAGAAGCCGCAGAATCCGCAGGGTAAAAGAGAAATCCACGGTTGACGCCACGATCGTTTCTCTTTCCAGAGGATTTGCTTTTGCCCGTCCGGACGGCGGCGGAGATGACATTTTCATTCATGCCGACCACCTGAAAAATGCCTTTATTAAAGACAGGGTAAAGCTGCACCGCGTCAGGCAGAGTCCCAAGGGACCCAGCGCGGAGGTGGATTCCATCTCTGAGAAAAGCAGCCGTGTAATCACCGGAACTCTGAACAAAGCAAAAGATCGATGTGAAATGGCCCCGGACGACGCGATCCGATATCCGATCCGGGTTGTGAAGAACCTGCCGCGCGGGATAAAAAGCGGGGACAAGATCCAGGCGAAAATCAGCAGACAGAAAAATTCAGACGAGCTTCAGGCGGAAATCGTTAAAGTCTATGGAAAATCGAACAGCGCCAAAGTCTGCGCCGACGCGATCCTCGATCAATATGGAATCCGGACCCGCTTTGAAAAGGAAGCGGCGGAAGAGGCGAAACGCGTTTCCTCGTCCGCAATTTCGGAAGCGGACCTGACAGGAAGGCTGGACCTTCGGAAGCTTGCCATTTGCACGATCGACGGCGCGGGTGCGAAAGACCTTGACGACGCCGTTTCCGTCAGCAAAACGAAGAAGGGGTTCCGGCTGGGAGTCCATATCGCGGACGTGTCGCATTATGTGAAGGAAGACGGGGCGCTGGACCGGGAGGCGTTTGCACGGGGGACCTCCGTTTACTTTGCCGACCGCGTCGTTCCCATGCTTCCGGAGGAACTTTCCAACGGCGCGTGCTCTTTAAACGCCGGCGCGGACAAGCTGGCGTTTTCCGCAATGATCGAATTGAGTCTCGATGGAGAGATTCTGTCCTACCGTTTCCGGAAAAGCGTGATCCGTTCCCGGGTCCGCGGCGTTTACTCGGAGGTGAATCAGATTTTTTCCGGAAAAGCGGACCGTGAACTGAAGAAAAAATACTATCCGGTGATTCGATCTCTGAATGCGGCGCGGGAGCTTGCGAAAATCCTCAAAAAGCGTTCGGGGGAGAACGGCTCCTTCGATATTGAGAGCACGGAATCCGAATTTACGCTGAACGAGCGGGGGGTCTGTGTGGATGTCCGTCCGCGCTCGAGCGGAGAAGCGGAAGAGATGATCGAACAGCTGATGATCACGGCGAACCAGGCCGCGGCAAAGCTGGCGAAAACGAAGGGGATCCCCTTCGTTTACAGAGTCCATGAACAGCCCGACCCGGAGCGGGTCAAGACGCTGATTCAGCTGGTGGACGCGGTCGGGCTGAATTCCCGCACGCTGAAGAAGAAGGGGGAGCTTTCCGCCGCCGATTTCGGTGCGGTATTGGATCAGGCGCAGGGCACGCCGATTCAGAAGGTGATATCGCACCAGCTGCTGCGGACCATGGCGAAGGCCCGCTACGACTCCAAGCCGATCGGGCATTTCGGGCTTGCGCTGGAGGACTACTGCCACTTTACCTCTCCGATCCGCAGATACCCCGACCTTGCGATTCACCGCATCCTGACGGCGCTGCTGACGGAAAAGGACCAGGGCAGGATCAACCGTTTTCAGGGTTTTGCCGTCGGCGCCGCAAAATCCTCCTCCAATGCCGAGGTGCGCGCCATGGGGGCGGAACGCGATGCGGAGGATTGCTATATGGCCGAATACATCGGCCGGCACATCGGTGAAGTTTTCGACGGGGTCGTCAGCGGAGTGACGCAGCGCGGCATTTTTGTGGAGCTTGCCAACACGGTGGAGGGATTTGTGCCGATCGACAGTTTTCAGGACGCAAACTACCAGTTTGACGGCATGATTACCCAGGTTGACCGCAACTCGGGCAAAAAGCTGACCATCGGACAGCCGATGCGCATTCAGGTGGTTTCCGCCGACGTGGCGGGCGGCCGCATCGATTTCGCGCCTGCCGGCGACCCGGATTAA